In Notamacropus eugenii isolate mMacEug1 chromosome 1, mMacEug1.pri_v2, whole genome shotgun sequence, one genomic interval encodes:
- the LOC140517544 gene encoding small ribosomal subunit protein eS10-like: MLMPKKNRIAIYELLFKEGVMVAKKDVHMPKHPELADKNVPNLHVMKAMQSLKSRGYVKEQFAWRHFYWYLTNEGIQYLRDYLHLPPEIVPATLRRSCPETGRPRPKGLEGERPAQLTRGGADRDTYRRSAAPPGADKKAEAGAGSATEFKFRGGFGRGRGQPPQ, encoded by the coding sequence ATGTTGATGCCCAAGAAGAACCGAATTGCCATCTATGAACTCCTTTTTAAGGAGGGAGTAATGGTAGCCAAGAAGGATGTCCACATGCCAAAGCATCCTGAGCTGGCAGACAAGAATGTGCCGAATCTCCATGTCATGAAGGCCATGCAGTCTCTAAAGTCTCGTGGCTATGTTAAGGAGCAGTTTGCATGGAGGCATTTCTACTGGTACCTCACCAATGAGGGCATTCAGTACCTCCGGGATTACCTTCACCTGCCCCCTGAGATCGTGCCTGCCACACTCCGAAGAAGTTGTCCTGAGACAGGAAGGCCAAGGCCCAAAGGTCTGGAGGGTGAGCGACCTGCCCAGCTTACTCGTGGTGGAGCtgacagagacacatacagacgAAGTGCTGCTCCCCCTGGTGCTGACAAGAaggctgaggctggggctgggtCAGCAACAGAATTCAAATTTAGAGGTGGATTTGGTCGTGGACGTGGTCAACCTCCTCAATAA